One genomic segment of Flavobacteriaceae bacterium includes these proteins:
- the bshA gene encoding N-acetyl-alpha-D-glucosaminyl L-malate synthase BshA, translating to MKIGIVCYPTFGGSGVVATELGMALANKGYEVHFITYNQPVRLDFISRNLHFHEVLLEEYPLFQHQPYELALSSKMVEIVEKHRLEVLHVHYAIPHAYAAYMAKQMLKQKGITVKVVTTLHGTDITLVGSHPTYKTAVAFSINNSDVVTAVSKSLKKDTQRLFTITNPIEVVYNFIDIDKYDKEHQNECKRIALAKPDERILTHVSNFRPVKRITDVIKVFDLIQKEVPSKLLMVGEGPDRIKAEALVEELQLSGKVIFLGNSYEIAKILCYSDVFLLPSVSESFGLAALEAMAADTAVISTNTGGLPEVNIHGKTGFLSTIGDVEDMAANALTILKDDHTLNRFKANAKEHARQFSLKNILPVYEDIYKSCTIKV from the coding sequence ATGAAGATAGGTATTGTATGTTATCCTACATTTGGAGGAAGCGGAGTGGTGGCAACCGAGTTAGGAATGGCTCTTGCCAACAAAGGATATGAAGTACATTTTATTACTTATAATCAGCCTGTCCGCCTGGATTTCATTTCTCGTAATTTACATTTTCATGAAGTATTGCTAGAAGAATATCCGCTCTTTCAACACCAACCTTACGAATTGGCATTGTCGAGTAAAATGGTGGAAATTGTTGAAAAGCATCGACTGGAAGTGTTACACGTACATTATGCTATTCCGCATGCTTATGCTGCTTATATGGCAAAACAAATGTTGAAACAAAAAGGCATTACCGTAAAAGTAGTCACTACATTACACGGAACGGATATTACCCTGGTAGGAAGCCATCCTACCTATAAAACAGCAGTAGCATTTAGCATTAATAACTCAGACGTGGTAACGGCAGTTTCTAAGAGTTTAAAAAAAGATACACAGCGATTATTTACGATTACGAATCCTATAGAAGTAGTCTATAATTTTATAGATATAGATAAATATGATAAGGAACATCAAAATGAATGTAAACGAATTGCGCTGGCAAAACCCGATGAAAGAATTCTGACACATGTAAGCAACTTCAGGCCTGTAAAGAGAATAACCGATGTTATTAAAGTATTTGATTTAATTCAGAAAGAAGTACCATCAAAACTGCTTATGGTAGGAGAGGGGCCGGATAGGATAAAAGCAGAAGCATTAGTAGAGGAATTGCAACTTTCGGGCAAAGTTATTTTCCTGGGCAATAGTTATGAAATAGCTAAGATTCTATGCTATTCGGATGTTTTTTTATTGCCGTCTGTCAGTGAGAGTTTCGGATTGGCCGCTTTGGAAGCTATGGCAGCAGATACAGCGGTGATATCTACAAATACGGGCGGTTTACCTGAAGTGAACATTCATGGAAAAACAGGGTTTTTGAGCACTATCGGAGATGTAGAAGATATGGCTGCTAATGCACTTACAATTTTAAAAGATGACCATACTCTGAACAGGTTTAAAGCAAATGCAAAAGAACACGCAAGACAATTTTCGCTAAAGAATATCTTACCGGTATATGAAGATATCTATAAATCTTGTACAATTAAAGTATGA
- a CDS encoding transketolase, giving the protein MATTQYLQDFTQQVRRDILRMVHAVNSGHPGGSLGCAEFFTVLYRGVMDYRKDFTMDGKDEDIFFLSNGHISPVFYSVLARSSFFPVAELATFRKLNSRLQGHPTTHEGLPGVRIASGSLGQGMSVAIGAAESKKLNRDNKTVYSLHGDGELQEGQIWESVMYAAARKTDNLIVTIDVNGKQIDGATDDVLPMGDIKAKFDAFDWEVLEIKQGNDIDAIKNGLTEAKLKLGKGKPICVLLHTEMGNGVDFMMYTHAWHGKAPNDEQLEMALAQNPVTLGDY; this is encoded by the coding sequence ATGGCTACTACACAGTATCTGCAAGACTTTACACAACAGGTAAGAAGAGACATTTTACGAATGGTGCATGCTGTAAATTCCGGTCATCCGGGAGGCTCTTTGGGATGTGCGGAATTTTTTACGGTTTTGTACCGGGGAGTAATGGACTATCGTAAAGATTTTACCATGGATGGTAAAGATGAGGATATTTTCTTTTTATCTAACGGTCATATCTCTCCTGTTTTTTACAGTGTTTTGGCGCGTAGTAGCTTTTTTCCCGTAGCAGAGTTAGCAACATTTAGAAAATTAAACTCTCGCTTGCAGGGACACCCCACAACACATGAAGGCTTACCAGGCGTTAGAATTGCTTCCGGGTCTTTAGGACAGGGGATGTCTGTAGCTATTGGAGCAGCCGAATCCAAAAAATTAAATAGAGACAATAAAACGGTATATAGCTTACACGGAGACGGAGAACTACAGGAAGGCCAGATTTGGGAATCAGTTATGTATGCTGCGGCAAGAAAGACAGATAACCTTATAGTTACTATAGATGTAAACGGAAAACAAATAGATGGTGCTACAGATGATGTATTGCCTATGGGAGATATTAAAGCAAAATTTGATGCTTTTGATTGGGAAGTGCTGGAAATAAAACAAGGAAATGATATTGATGCTATCAAAAATGGGTTAACAGAAGCAAAATTGAAATTAGGAAAAGGAAAACCTATTTGTGTATTATTACATACGGAAATGGGAAACGGTGTTGATTTTATGATGTATACACATGCTTGGCACGGAAAAGCACCCAATGATGAGCAATTGGAAATGGCTTTGGCTCAAAACCCTGTTACTTTGGGAGACTATTAG
- a CDS encoding asparagine synthetase B — MSHDNQKNHLKAYGIVYFSLENGLKSKWLLNYDGGAFLIENSSIVENECKIRGVSYQVISDTKSQLILQEIGSPSKNQEAVTLEKAPKIAVYSPKDKMPWDDAVTLVLTYAEIPFDVVYDEEVLNDKLLLYEWLHLHHEDFTGQYGRFYGAFRTAPWYIEGKQNAEKLSKSLGYGKVSELKLAVSKKIRDYVIGGGFMFAMCSATDSFDIALAAEGVDIAESMFDGDPSEPGYQSKIDYNRTFAFKDFTLVKNPIIYEFSSIDMTSKRRIPKTSDYFTLTEFSAKWDQVPTMLCQNHTQLVKGFMGQTTSFDRNTVKPNVLVMGENKVNREARYIHGIKGKGMFTFYGGHDPEDYSHRVGDPKTELDLHLNSPGYRLILNNVLFPAAKKKKQKT; from the coding sequence ATGAGCCATGACAATCAGAAAAACCATTTAAAAGCCTATGGAATTGTTTACTTTTCTCTGGAAAACGGATTAAAATCAAAATGGTTGCTCAACTATGACGGCGGTGCTTTCTTAATTGAAAATAGCAGTATTGTGGAGAATGAGTGTAAGATCCGGGGAGTTTCTTATCAGGTCATTTCCGATACAAAATCGCAATTGATTTTACAGGAAATAGGATCGCCCTCAAAAAATCAGGAAGCCGTTACACTGGAAAAAGCTCCTAAAATTGCGGTGTATTCCCCAAAAGATAAAATGCCGTGGGATGACGCCGTTACACTGGTTCTGACCTATGCGGAAATTCCGTTTGATGTCGTATACGATGAAGAAGTGTTAAATGACAAATTACTGTTATACGAATGGTTGCATTTGCACCATGAAGATTTTACAGGCCAATATGGGCGCTTTTACGGAGCTTTCAGAACCGCTCCCTGGTATATAGAAGGGAAACAAAATGCCGAAAAACTATCTAAATCATTAGGATACGGCAAAGTGTCGGAATTAAAATTAGCAGTAAGTAAAAAAATCAGAGATTATGTAATTGGTGGTGGATTTATGTTTGCCATGTGTTCGGCTACGGATAGTTTTGATATTGCCTTGGCTGCCGAAGGAGTAGATATAGCAGAATCGATGTTTGACGGAGATCCGTCGGAGCCCGGATATCAGTCGAAAATAGATTATAACAGAACGTTTGCATTTAAAGATTTTACATTAGTCAAAAACCCGATAATTTATGAATTTTCTTCTATAGATATGACTAGCAAAAGGAGAATCCCAAAAACATCCGATTATTTTACATTAACAGAATTTTCAGCAAAATGGGATCAGGTACCCACCATGTTATGCCAAAATCACACACAGTTGGTAAAGGGCTTTATGGGGCAAACAACGTCTTTTGACAGAAATACGGTAAAGCCAAATGTATTGGTCATGGGAGAAAATAAAGTCAATAGAGAAGCGCGCTATATTCATGGAATCAAAGGAAAGGGCATGTTTACATTTTACGGAGGGCATGATCCTGAGGATTATTCACACAGGGTAGGAGATCCCAAAACGGAATTAGACCTGCACCTCAATTCGCCGGGCTACAGATTGATACTAAACAATGTACTATTCCCCGCAGCCAAAAAGAAAAAACAAAAAACGTAA
- the dnaB gene encoding replicative DNA helicase yields MEKANPITGKKIEKSRIISLEKGKIPPQAVDLEEAVIGAMMIDKKGIDDVIDILHPDAFYEIKHQEIYRAIFDLFRESKPIDLLTVSNQLKKDGKLDIIGGDFYLIRLTQKVASSAHIEFHARIILQKYIQRKLITISNDIIENAYDETTDVFDLLDSAEAKLFEVTQGNLKKSSEDAGDLVKQALKKIQDISNQEGMSGLATGFDRLDALTSGWQPSDLVIIAARPGMGKTAFVISMAKNMAIDFEYPVAIFSLEMSSVQLITRMISSETGLTSEKLRKGNLEPHEWEQLNVKVKKLSNAPIFIDDTPSLSIFDLRAKARRLVSQHNVKIIVIDYLQLMTTGNTGKSIGNREQEISTISRNLKALAKELNIPVIALSQLSRAVETRGGSKRPLLSDLRESGAIEQDADIVSFIYRPEYYGITEWDDEEHTPCEGQGEFIVAKHRNGGLDTIRLKFTGHLAQFSDLEEGFSSEFHSSMNNDFGEGISPDQRIEPKNAFGSSEEDDMPF; encoded by the coding sequence ATGGAAAAAGCAAACCCGATTACAGGAAAAAAAATAGAAAAATCGAGAATCATCAGCCTTGAAAAAGGGAAGATTCCACCACAAGCTGTTGATTTGGAAGAGGCTGTAATTGGTGCTATGATGATTGATAAAAAAGGCATTGATGATGTGATTGATATTTTACACCCCGATGCTTTTTATGAAATAAAGCATCAGGAAATCTATCGGGCAATTTTTGATTTATTCCGGGAATCAAAACCGATTGATTTACTTACGGTTTCCAATCAATTAAAAAAAGACGGAAAGTTAGATATTATAGGCGGTGATTTTTATCTAATCCGACTGACTCAAAAAGTAGCCTCTTCGGCACATATTGAGTTTCATGCCCGTATTATTTTGCAAAAGTATATTCAGCGCAAACTTATTACCATATCAAATGATATTATTGAAAATGCATACGATGAAACTACTGACGTGTTTGACTTGCTGGACAGTGCGGAAGCAAAACTTTTTGAGGTAACTCAAGGGAATCTTAAAAAAAGCTCCGAAGATGCAGGAGATCTGGTAAAACAAGCGTTAAAAAAAATTCAGGATATTTCCAATCAGGAGGGTATGAGTGGCTTAGCTACCGGGTTTGACAGACTGGATGCGCTAACTTCCGGGTGGCAACCTTCCGATCTGGTGATTATTGCAGCACGGCCGGGTATGGGTAAAACAGCTTTTGTGATTTCCATGGCTAAAAATATGGCGATTGATTTTGAGTATCCCGTAGCCATATTCTCGCTGGAAATGTCATCGGTACAACTTATTACCAGAATGATTTCTTCTGAAACCGGACTGACCTCGGAGAAATTGCGTAAAGGAAACCTGGAACCGCACGAATGGGAGCAGCTGAATGTCAAAGTAAAGAAATTATCCAATGCTCCTATTTTTATAGACGATACTCCTTCTCTGTCTATTTTTGATTTGCGGGCAAAAGCAAGGCGGTTGGTATCTCAACATAATGTAAAAATCATTGTGATTGACTATTTGCAGTTAATGACGACTGGAAATACCGGTAAAAGTATTGGAAACAGAGAGCAGGAGATTTCCACTATTTCCAGGAATTTAAAGGCACTGGCCAAAGAATTGAATATTCCTGTAATTGCCCTGTCTCAATTATCACGAGCCGTAGAAACAAGAGGAGGAAGCAAGCGTCCCTTATTATCGGACTTACGTGAATCCGGCGCCATAGAGCAAGACGCAGATATCGTTTCGTTTATTTACCGTCCGGAATATTATGGAATTACCGAGTGGGACGATGAAGAGCATACTCCCTGTGAAGGGCAAGGAGAGTTTATTGTTGCCAAACACAGAAATGGAGGCCTGGATACGATTCGATTAAAATTTACGGGACATTTGGCGCAATTCTCAGATTTGGAAGAAGGGTTTAGCAGCGAATTTCACTCCAGTATGAATAACGATTTTGGAGAAGGTATTTCCCCCGATCAGCGTATAGAGCCTAAAAATGCTTTTGGTTCGAGTGAAGAAGACGATATGCCTTTTTAG
- a CDS encoding DUF3810 family protein — MKNKKINLYLTLFLVIQILFIQIVSNTPEFIERYYANGIYPIISSFFRIIFGWIPFSVGDILIFYFFYIALRFIYFLFRTKFKNLRFRCLQITAFCSVVYFCFYLFWGLNYYRQPLSKSLDLEQSGYTTKQLLSLSRRMISELNAIHLTITKNDSVKIVVPYSQKEMYSIATNGYDDLSKNYPQFSYSFRSVKSSLMSLLQSYNGTSGYMNPITGEAQVNRFIPKTGYPTTTCHEMAHQIGFAAENEANFIGFLAAIHNEDTYFKYAGYRMATRYLIFEIYKRDKKQYKEILQTIHKGVLADFEESATFWESYKNPFEPILKKGYHAYLKANKQDKGIQSYNYVVDLLICYFEKKL; from the coding sequence ATGAAAAATAAAAAAATTAATTTATACCTGACACTATTTTTGGTGATTCAAATACTATTTATACAAATAGTTTCAAATACTCCCGAATTTATAGAGAGATATTATGCTAATGGCATTTATCCCATTATTAGTTCTTTTTTTAGAATTATTTTTGGCTGGATTCCTTTTTCCGTAGGAGATATATTGATTTTTTATTTTTTTTATATCGCTTTGCGATTTATTTATTTCCTTTTTAGAACTAAGTTTAAAAATCTAAGATTCAGATGTTTGCAAATTACGGCTTTCTGTTCTGTCGTTTATTTTTGTTTTTATCTTTTTTGGGGGCTGAATTATTACCGTCAGCCGTTATCAAAAAGCCTGGATTTAGAGCAATCCGGTTATACTACAAAACAATTACTTTCTTTATCCCGACGGATGATTTCGGAATTGAATGCTATACATTTGACGATTACTAAGAATGATTCCGTAAAAATAGTTGTCCCTTATTCACAAAAAGAAATGTATTCGATAGCTACAAACGGATATGACGACCTTTCTAAAAATTATCCTCAATTCTCTTATTCTTTTCGTTCGGTAAAAAGTTCTTTGATGAGTTTATTGCAATCTTATAACGGTACATCCGGGTATATGAACCCTATTACCGGTGAAGCACAGGTAAACCGTTTCATTCCAAAAACAGGATACCCTACTACCACCTGTCATGAAATGGCTCATCAAATAGGTTTTGCAGCGGAGAACGAAGCAAATTTTATAGGTTTTTTGGCGGCTATACATAATGAGGATACGTATTTTAAATATGCGGGTTACCGAATGGCAACACGTTATCTCATTTTTGAAATATACAAAAGAGATAAAAAGCAGTATAAAGAAATACTGCAAACCATCCATAAAGGAGTTCTAGCAGACTTTGAAGAAAGTGCAACATTTTGGGAGTCTTATAAAAACCCTTTTGAACCGATACTAAAAAAAGGGTATCATGCTTATTTAAAAGCGAACAAACAAGATAAAGGCATTCAGTCCTATAATTATGTAGTAGATTTATTGATTTGCTATTTTGAAAAAAAGCTATAA